A section of the Cutibacterium granulosum genome encodes:
- the rplN gene encoding 50S ribosomal protein L14 produces the protein MIQQETRLKVADNTGAKELLCIRVLGGSKRRYASLGDTIVCTVKDAIPGGNAKKGEVVKAVVVRTTKECRRTDGSYIRFDENAAVLIKADNEPRGTRIFGPVARELRDRKFMRIASLAPEVI, from the coding sequence ATGATTCAGCAGGAGACGCGACTCAAGGTCGCCGACAACACGGGGGCCAAGGAACTCTTGTGCATCCGTGTTCTCGGTGGATCCAAGCGTCGCTACGCCAGTCTCGGTGACACCATCGTGTGCACCGTCAAGGACGCCATCCCGGGCGGCAACGCCAAGAAGGGGGAGGTCGTCAAGGCCGTCGTCGTCCGTACCACGAAGGAGTGCCGTCGTACCGACGGTTCCTACATTCGTTTTGACGAGAATGCCGCCGTGCTCATCAAGGCCGACAATGAGCCTCGTGGCACCCGTATCTTCGGGCCGGTTGCTCGTGAGCTGCGTGACCGCAAGTTCATGCGCATCGCCTCGCTCGCTCCGGAGGTGATCTGA
- the rpsQ gene encoding 30S ribosomal protein S17, with the protein MSDNTAQRQTRRKVREGLVVSDKMDKTITVAVEDRSKHRLYGKVMTTTTRLKAHDANNEAGIGDRVRIMETRPLSATKRWRLVEIVEKAK; encoded by the coding sequence ATGAGCGACAACACTGCGCAGCGTCAGACGCGCCGCAAGGTTCGCGAGGGCCTCGTCGTGTCCGACAAGATGGACAAGACGATCACCGTTGCCGTGGAGGACCGCTCCAAGCACCGTCTGTACGGCAAGGTCATGACCACGACCACCCGTCTCAAGGCGCATGACGCCAACAACGAGGCAGGTATCGGTGACCGGGTGCGGATCATGGAGACCCGTCCGCTGTCGGCGACCAAGCGCTGGCGCCTCGTCGAGATCGTCGAGAAGGCCAAGTGA
- the rpsE gene encoding 30S ribosomal protein S5, giving the protein MSEPQRRGGGAGERRGRDDRRGRNNERENNQYLERVVAINRVAKVVKGGRRFSFTALVVVGDGNGTVGVGYGKAKEVPTAIAKGVEEAKKHFFHVPRVGRTITHPVTGEKAAGVVLLRPASPGTGVIAGGSARAVLECAGVHDVLAKSLGSANAINVVQATVAALQQLEEPEEIARRRGMPLEDVAPAALLRARKEADEAAAAARAEAKAGA; this is encoded by the coding sequence ATGAGTGAACCCCAGCGCCGCGGTGGCGGTGCAGGTGAGCGTCGTGGCCGCGACGACCGTCGTGGCCGCAACAACGAACGCGAGAACAATCAGTACCTCGAGCGCGTCGTGGCCATCAACCGCGTCGCCAAGGTCGTCAAGGGTGGACGTCGCTTCAGCTTCACCGCTCTGGTGGTGGTTGGCGACGGCAATGGCACCGTTGGCGTCGGATACGGCAAGGCCAAGGAGGTGCCCACCGCCATTGCGAAGGGCGTTGAGGAGGCCAAGAAGCACTTCTTCCACGTGCCGCGCGTCGGCCGTACCATCACCCATCCGGTGACTGGTGAGAAGGCTGCCGGTGTGGTCCTGCTGCGTCCGGCCTCCCCCGGTACCGGTGTGATCGCCGGTGGTTCGGCCCGTGCCGTCCTGGAGTGCGCCGGTGTGCACGACGTGCTCGCCAAGTCTCTGGGCTCGGCCAATGCCATCAACGTCGTTCAGGCAACCGTTGCTGCCCTTCAGCAGCTCGAGGAGCCCGAGGAGATCGCACGCCGTCGTGGCATGCCTCTGGAGGACGTTGCCCCGGCTGCTCTGCTGCGGGCCCGCAAGGAGGCCGACGAGGCCGCCGCTGCAGCTCGTGCAGAAGCGAAGGCAGGTGCCTGA
- a CDS encoding ABC transporter permease, with the protein MLKYLLRRLVNYVVLLFIAVSLAYLVASAALDPRNAFDRTNPKLNWDSVNATLTDYNINPDTSIWTRYVRWLEMVFGHWNWGWTPHGESINALLGTRIGVSIRLVTIGAIIGMAGGVAVGAWCAVRQYKAGDRIVSFICLLLISTPTMVLAVLLQMGGTAFNQATGTAFFQFIGETGAHGDYFGAELLSRMQHLLLPTISMSALSLASYSRYQRNLMLDTLGADYVRTARAKGLRKGQTVKHHALRNAIIPMATYFAFGVALIFTGAAVTEQVYAWNGMGSYSVTSIQQQDINGTVAVVAFSGACTLTGALLSDLLIAIIDPRVRAR; encoded by the coding sequence GTGCTCAAGTACTTGCTACGACGTCTTGTCAACTACGTGGTGCTGCTGTTCATCGCCGTGTCGTTGGCCTATCTGGTGGCCTCGGCGGCGTTGGATCCGCGAAATGCCTTTGATCGCACCAATCCGAAACTCAACTGGGATTCGGTCAATGCGACGTTGACCGATTACAACATCAATCCCGACACCAGTATCTGGACACGATACGTTCGCTGGCTCGAGATGGTCTTCGGCCACTGGAACTGGGGCTGGACGCCGCACGGGGAGTCGATCAATGCCCTGCTCGGCACCCGGATCGGTGTGTCCATCCGCTTGGTGACCATCGGTGCCATCATCGGCATGGCCGGTGGTGTCGCGGTCGGCGCATGGTGCGCGGTGCGACAGTACAAGGCCGGCGACCGAATCGTCTCGTTCATCTGCCTGTTGCTCATCTCCACCCCGACGATGGTGCTGGCGGTACTGCTCCAGATGGGTGGTACGGCATTCAACCAGGCCACCGGCACGGCGTTCTTCCAGTTCATCGGGGAGACGGGTGCGCATGGCGACTACTTCGGTGCCGAACTCCTCAGCCGTATGCAGCACCTCCTGTTGCCCACCATCTCGATGTCTGCCCTGAGCCTGGCGAGCTACTCGAGATATCAGCGCAACCTCATGCTCGACACCCTGGGTGCGGACTACGTGCGCACCGCTCGAGCCAAGGGCTTGCGCAAGGGCCAAACCGTCAAGCACCACGCCCTGCGCAATGCCATCATCCCGATGGCGACCTACTTCGCCTTCGGCGTGGCCCTCATCTTCACCGGTGCGGCCGTGACCGAGCAGGTCTACGCCTGGAACGGCATGGGCTCGTACTCGGTGACCTCGATCCAGCAGCAGGACATCAATGGCACGGTGGCAGTCGTGGCCTTCTCCGGTGCCTGCACCCTCACCGGTGCACTGCTGTCCGATCTGCTCATCGCCATCATTGATCCCCGAGTCCGGGCTCGGTGA
- the rpsH gene encoding 30S ribosomal protein S8 produces the protein MTMTDPIADMLTRLRNASSAYHDSTSMPSSKIKVGIAEILKEQGYIADYTVSDPKEGEVGKTLVLNLKYGENRERAVAGVRRISKPGLRVYAKANALPKVLGGLGIAIISTSKGLLTDRQAHEQSVGGEVLAYVW, from the coding sequence ATGACCATGACTGATCCGATCGCAGACATGCTGACTCGTCTGCGCAACGCCAGCTCGGCGTACCACGACTCGACGAGCATGCCCTCCTCCAAGATCAAGGTTGGAATTGCCGAGATCCTCAAGGAGCAGGGTTACATCGCCGATTACACCGTCAGCGATCCCAAGGAGGGCGAGGTCGGCAAGACACTCGTTCTCAACCTCAAGTACGGCGAGAACCGTGAGCGTGCCGTTGCGGGCGTGCGTCGTATCAGCAAGCCCGGTCTGCGTGTCTACGCGAAGGCCAACGCCCTGCCGAAGGTTCTCGGCGGGCTGGGCATCGCCATCATTTCCACCTCGAAGGGCCTGCTGACCGATCGTCAGGCCCACGAGCAGTCCGTGGGCGGGGAAGTCCTCGCCTACGTGTGGTGA
- the rpmC gene encoding 50S ribosomal protein L29, with product MAKLKAADLRQLSGDELRSKVSELKEELFGLRFQAATGQLEDTARIREVRKDLARVYTVLQERKLNIIDDPDATKEA from the coding sequence ATGGCAAAGCTGAAGGCTGCCGACCTGCGACAGCTCTCTGGGGATGAGCTGCGCAGCAAGGTGAGTGAACTGAAGGAAGAGCTGTTCGGGCTGCGTTTCCAGGCCGCCACGGGTCAGCTCGAGGACACTGCCCGCATCCGTGAGGTCCGCAAGGACCTGGCGCGGGTCTACACCGTGCTCCAGGAGCGCAAGCTCAACATCATTGACGACCCTGACGCCACGAAGGAGGCCTGA
- the rplP gene encoding 50S ribosomal protein L16, which translates to MLIPRRVKYRKQHHPKRSGAAKGGTELAFGEYGIQALEGGYLTNRQIEAARIAMTRYIKRGGKVWINVYPDRPMTKHPAESRMGSGKGTPEWWVANIKPGRVLFELSGVPEEVAREAMRLAIHKLPMKARFISREGGAH; encoded by the coding sequence ATGCTGATTCCTCGTCGTGTGAAGTACCGTAAGCAGCACCACCCCAAGCGTTCTGGTGCTGCCAAGGGTGGAACCGAGCTCGCCTTCGGTGAGTACGGCATCCAGGCCCTTGAGGGCGGCTACCTGACCAACCGTCAGATCGAAGCCGCTCGTATCGCCATGACCCGCTACATCAAGCGTGGCGGAAAGGTGTGGATCAACGTCTACCCCGACCGTCCGATGACCAAGCACCCCGCCGAGTCCCGCATGGGTTCCGGCAAGGGTACCCCTGAGTGGTGGGTCGCCAACATCAAGCCGGGACGTGTGCTCTTCGAGCTGTCCGGTGTGCCGGAGGAGGTGGCCCGTGAGGCCATGCGTCTGGCCATCCACAAGCTCCCCATGAAGGCCCGGTTCATCTCTCGTGAAGGTGGTGCCCACTGA
- the rpmD gene encoding 50S ribosomal protein L30 yields the protein MSKIKVTLKKSGVNAKPKHRETLRSLGLRRPGDSVMKEDRPEIRGMANAVRHLVIMEEVD from the coding sequence ATGAGCAAGATCAAGGTCACCCTGAAGAAGTCAGGTGTCAATGCCAAGCCGAAGCATCGCGAGACCCTGCGCAGCCTTGGGCTGCGTCGTCCCGGTGACTCGGTGATGAAGGAAGACCGTCCCGAGATCCGCGGTATGGCCAACGCCGTGCGGCATCTCGTGATCATGGAAGAGGTGGACTGA
- the rplR gene encoding 50S ribosomal protein L18, giving the protein MANSLHIHKHLSSRTASRTRRQIRGRKKVFGTVERPRMVVTRSSKHILVQVVDDVAGHTLASASSMEADVRALDGDKTAKAAKVGALVGERAKAAGIDKVVFDRAGNQYHGRIAALADAAREAGLDF; this is encoded by the coding sequence ATGGCAAACTCCCTGCATATTCACAAGCACCTGTCCTCGCGTACGGCTTCCCGCACCCGTCGCCAGATCCGTGGTCGCAAGAAGGTCTTCGGCACCGTCGAGCGTCCTCGCATGGTCGTGACGCGCTCGTCCAAGCACATCCTCGTGCAGGTTGTCGACGACGTCGCCGGTCACACCCTGGCCAGCGCCTCCTCGATGGAGGCCGACGTGCGTGCCCTCGACGGCGACAAGACCGCCAAGGCAGCCAAGGTGGGCGCCCTCGTGGGCGAACGCGCCAAGGCTGCGGGGATCGACAAGGTCGTTTTCGACCGCGCGGGCAACCAGTACCACGGACGGATCGCTGCGCTGGCCGATGCGGCCCGCGAAGCCGGTCTGGACTTCTGA
- the rplO gene encoding 50S ribosomal protein L15 → MAIELHDLKPAPGAHKSRTRVGRGEGSKGKTSGRGTKGTGARKNVPEWFEGGQMPLHMQMPKFRGFKNPFRTEYQVVNLDKLAALYPEGGTVSVDDLIAKGAVRDNELVKVLGTGELTVALDVKVDAWSKSAKEKIEKAGGSVSER, encoded by the coding sequence ATGGCTATCGAGCTTCATGACCTCAAGCCCGCCCCCGGAGCCCACAAGTCCCGTACCCGTGTGGGTCGCGGTGAGGGTTCCAAGGGCAAGACGTCTGGACGCGGTACCAAGGGAACCGGCGCTCGCAAGAACGTTCCCGAGTGGTTCGAGGGCGGCCAGATGCCTCTGCACATGCAGATGCCGAAGTTCCGCGGTTTCAAGAACCCGTTCCGTACCGAGTACCAGGTCGTCAATCTCGACAAGCTCGCAGCGCTCTACCCCGAGGGTGGCACTGTGAGCGTTGACGATCTCATCGCCAAGGGCGCGGTGCGTGACAACGAGCTCGTCAAGGTGCTCGGCACCGGTGAGCTGACCGTGGCACTTGACGTCAAGGTCGATGCCTGGTCCAAGTCGGCCAAGGAGAAGATCGAGAAGGCAGGCGGCAGCGTCTCCGAGCGCTGA
- a CDS encoding type Z 30S ribosomal protein S14, producing the protein MAKTALKVKAARKPKFGVRAYTRCQRCGRPHSVYRKFGLCRICLREMAHAGELPGVTKSSW; encoded by the coding sequence ATGGCGAAGACAGCTCTCAAGGTCAAGGCAGCTCGCAAGCCCAAGTTCGGCGTGCGCGCCTACACCCGCTGCCAGCGTTGCGGGCGTCCGCACTCGGTTTACCGCAAGTTCGGACTGTGCCGCATCTGCCTGCGCGAGATGGCCCATGCCGGCGAGCTTCCCGGCGTGACCAAGTCGTCCTGGTGA
- the rplX gene encoding 50S ribosomal protein L24, translating to MKSLKIKKGDRVKVIAGNDKGTIGEVLSVDPKRERVVVSGVNIRKRHRREMPNAQGGTTPGGIISAEAPIHVSNVQLVTKIDGKDVVTRVGYRREDVTKRRPDGSEYAAQRSVRYLKKEESK from the coding sequence GTGAAGTCCCTCAAGATCAAGAAGGGTGACCGCGTCAAGGTCATCGCCGGCAACGACAAGGGCACCATCGGTGAGGTTCTCTCCGTCGACCCCAAGCGTGAGCGTGTGGTCGTCTCTGGTGTCAACATCCGCAAGCGGCACCGTCGCGAGATGCCCAATGCCCAGGGTGGTACCACCCCCGGTGGCATCATCAGCGCCGAGGCCCCGATCCACGTGTCGAACGTCCAGCTCGTCACCAAGATCGATGGCAAGGATGTCGTCACCCGCGTCGGGTACCGTCGTGAGGACGTGACCAAGCGTCGCCCCGATGGTTCGGAGTACGCCGCCCAGCGCAGCGTCCGTTACCTCAAGAAGGAGGAGTCCAAGTGA
- a CDS encoding ABC transporter permease — MTDPSNSPSFELNTPSTGPHGTVKGSNADTASTIDNRVRKNDDHPTDGRRLSRRQLVLRRFWRSAGARIGTIGLALVILLALIGPIFANWDYSVADTYAFLTPPDSTHWFGTNQGGFDLFAMTLRGLRKSLVIGFAVAFLVEFLAAMIGASAAYFSGITEKIILWFIDLLLVIPSFLIIAIIAQHSASSGSSTWILIILLTAFSWMLSARVIRAMTLSVVNLDYVHAAKFMSVPPFTIIVKHVLPNIASYLIIDFTLGVVSAIMSETILSFFGFGVQKPETSLGTLLADGTRSATTTPWLFLFPAGILVILLLSVNFIGDALRDALDPSSQSGGQA; from the coding sequence ATGACTGATCCCTCGAACAGCCCGAGCTTCGAGCTCAACACCCCATCCACCGGGCCCCACGGCACCGTCAAGGGGAGCAATGCCGACACGGCATCCACCATCGACAACCGGGTGAGGAAGAATGACGATCATCCGACCGACGGCAGGCGACTGTCTCGTCGTCAACTGGTGCTCCGACGGTTCTGGCGCTCCGCGGGGGCGAGGATCGGCACGATCGGACTGGCCCTCGTCATCCTGCTGGCCCTCATCGGCCCCATCTTCGCCAACTGGGACTACTCGGTGGCCGACACCTATGCCTTCCTCACCCCGCCAGACTCCACACACTGGTTCGGCACCAACCAGGGCGGGTTCGACCTGTTCGCCATGACCCTGCGTGGTCTGCGCAAATCGTTGGTCATCGGCTTCGCCGTGGCCTTCCTCGTGGAGTTCCTGGCGGCCATGATCGGCGCCTCGGCTGCATACTTCTCCGGCATCACCGAGAAGATCATCCTCTGGTTCATCGACCTGCTCCTGGTCATCCCGTCCTTCCTCATCATCGCCATCATTGCCCAGCACTCGGCATCCTCGGGAAGCTCGACGTGGATCCTCATCATTCTGTTGACCGCATTCAGCTGGATGCTGTCGGCACGCGTCATCCGTGCCATGACCCTGTCGGTGGTGAACCTGGACTACGTCCATGCCGCCAAGTTCATGTCGGTGCCGCCGTTCACCATCATCGTCAAGCACGTGCTGCCCAACATCGCGAGCTACCTCATCATCGACTTCACCCTCGGGGTGGTCTCGGCGATCATGAGTGAGACGATCCTGTCCTTCTTCGGGTTCGGCGTGCAGAAGCCCGAGACCTCGCTGGGCACCCTGCTCGCCGACGGGACGAGGTCGGCAACCACCACTCCGTGGCTGTTCCTCTTCCCGGCCGGCATCCTCGTGATCCTGTTGCTGAGCGTCAACTTCATCGGAGACGCACTCCGTGACGCCCTCGACCCGTCGTCCCAGTCTGGTGGTCAAGCATGA
- the rplF gene encoding 50S ribosomal protein L6, whose amino-acid sequence MSRIGRLPITVPSGVEVKLDGQDVEVKGPKGALNLCVAEPIAVDKNDEGQIVVTRPDDERENRSLHGLTRTLIKNMVIGVTEGYEKKLEIQGVGYRVIAKGPKQLEFNLGFSHPVIVDAPEGITFAVENPTHFSVQGIDKQLVGEVSANIRKIRKPEPYKGKGVRYVGENVRRKVGKAGK is encoded by the coding sequence ATGTCGCGTATTGGCAGGCTCCCCATCACCGTCCCGTCCGGTGTTGAGGTGAAGCTGGATGGCCAGGACGTCGAGGTGAAGGGCCCCAAGGGTGCCCTGAACCTCTGCGTCGCCGAGCCCATCGCAGTCGACAAGAACGACGAGGGACAGATCGTCGTCACCCGTCCCGACGACGAGCGGGAGAACCGCTCGCTGCACGGTCTGACGCGCACCCTCATCAAGAACATGGTCATCGGTGTCACCGAGGGCTATGAGAAGAAGCTTGAGATCCAGGGCGTTGGCTACCGTGTCATCGCCAAGGGCCCCAAGCAGTTGGAGTTCAACCTGGGATTCTCCCACCCGGTGATCGTCGACGCCCCCGAGGGCATCACCTTCGCCGTGGAGAACCCGACCCACTTCTCGGTGCAGGGCATCGACAAGCAGCTGGTCGGCGAGGTTTCCGCGAACATCCGCAAGATCCGCAAGCCTGAACCCTACAAGGGCAAGGGTGTCCGTTACGTCGGCGAGAATGTGCGCCGCAAGGTTGGAAAGGCAGGTAAGTGA
- the rplE gene encoding 50S ribosomal protein L5 has product MPRLKQRYREEIVPALQEEFHYTNPMLIPGLEKIVVNMGVGDAAHDSKIMDGAIRDITAITGQKPQVTRARKSIAQFKLREGQPIGCHVTLRGDRMWEFADRLLTLALPRIRDFRGLNANQFDGNGNYTFGLSEQVMFLEIDQDKIDRVRGMDITFVTTAKTNDEGKVLLKHLGFPFKAKDDPKKARAKRGPAYYAKKKKK; this is encoded by the coding sequence ATGCCCCGCCTCAAGCAGCGCTACCGGGAGGAGATCGTCCCGGCCCTGCAGGAGGAGTTCCACTACACCAACCCGATGCTCATCCCCGGTCTGGAGAAGATCGTGGTGAACATGGGTGTCGGCGACGCTGCCCACGACTCCAAGATCATGGACGGTGCCATCCGCGACATCACCGCCATCACCGGTCAGAAGCCGCAGGTGACCCGGGCTCGCAAGTCCATCGCGCAGTTCAAGCTGCGTGAGGGTCAGCCCATCGGCTGCCACGTCACCCTGCGTGGTGACCGCATGTGGGAGTTCGCCGACCGTCTGTTGACGCTGGCCCTTCCCCGTATCCGCGACTTCCGTGGTCTCAATGCCAACCAGTTCGACGGCAACGGCAACTACACCTTCGGTCTGTCCGAGCAGGTCATGTTCCTCGAGATCGACCAGGACAAGATCGACCGTGTCCGTGGTATGGACATCACCTTCGTGACCACTGCCAAGACCAATGACGAGGGCAAGGTGCTGCTCAAGCACCTCGGCTTCCCGTTCAAGGCCAAGGACGATCCCAAGAAGGCCCGCGCCAAGCGTGGACCGGCTTACTACGCCAAGAAGAAGAAGAAGTGA